In Drosophila santomea strain STO CAGO 1482 chromosome 3L, Prin_Dsan_1.1, whole genome shotgun sequence, a single window of DNA contains:
- the LOC120449358 gene encoding uncharacterized protein LOC120449358: MSKFLSYYNLFPIPDPKEFLGLAADKENGNVVTTLARNVVVVLNISTQKQLLSWSLPEKLSSKVIYDPSSQKYVGVFGNLALRLWDADTSDVSKSKKLKFQKSIAHVVETDQEALILYSDGKCQTLSQALASRKDQKEDTAEQLALAASKVISKPTVHALAQGQRVLTYFVETKSTGELQLIRLSLDTFNRRKYLIKREEVRLAGYAIVEGDADPQLLTIWSDKRIFMLNLAKATSERPPGQFVSMLAELNVDNKLSVHGVSRNFAAIYGANYGQEGASLLVYNTQFKVVNAKQYFKVYLDFSRLWAGNEHILLTMGHNIAAVRYRMNREVLVDMLGSQFSDTHLSPIELDHINEEEYLESLIKFDGSTKSLNYKAVKTQLNKQMPTLDCQKADGRELAYDPPEVVDQEIDDIIKQHIYGEASICENGLEDVSVTLMSNFFDKGPKNTAVQALVRQLERSGAGEEEIIERILTLFIKTDNTEHVLMCLRRYSNISERMLAWSLRYALDKCKPRHTINDDSKAVPMTKKYSNMELLNAVLACRFDASGIEDHLRYRLELPHVQHLMNHLFDLVNDPKVQLEERPSLDCSQVQTEVQALQWFGCILTSHFTLLTISKDEALLETLSKWANLLSFYEESLFDLANLVPLLTNIVEKRQTKPMYSTNWYGVEEVALY, from the exons ATGTCCAAATTCCTGTCTTATTACAACTTGTTTCCCATCCCTGACCCCAAGGAGTTTCTGGGCCTAGCTGCAGACAAGGAAAATGGCAATGTGGTGACTACGCTGGCCCGCAATGTGGTGGTTGTTTTGAAT ATcagcacacaaaaacaatTGCTCAGTTGGTCCCTGCCGGAGAAGCTATCATCCAAGGTTATATACGATCCCAGCAGCCAGAAATATGTGGGCGTCTTTGGAAATCTCGCGCTGCGTCTATGGGATGCGGATACCAGTGATGTGTCCAAAAGCAAGAAGCTGAAG TTTCAGAAAAGTATCGCTCACGTGGTGGAAACCGACCAGGAGGCATTAATCCTGTATAGTGATGGCAAGTGCCAAACTCTTTCCCAGGCATTGGCCTCCCGAAAGGACCAGAAGGAGGATACGGCTGAGCAACTTGCCCTGGCTGCCAGCAAGGTCATCAGCAAACCCACAGTCCATGCGTTGGCCCAGGGCCAGCGGGTGCTCACATATTTCGTGGAAACAAAGTCCACTGGCGAACTGCAGCTAATCCGCCTCTCCCTCGACACCTTCAACCGGCGGAAGTACCTTATTAAGCGGGAAGAGGTTCGCCTCGCGGGATATGCCATCGTCGAGGGCGATGCAGATCCTCAGTTGCTGACCATTT GGTCTGACAAACGCATCTTCATGTTGAACCTGGCGAAGGCCACATCAGAGCGACCACCGGGACAATTCGTGTCAATGCTGGCCGAACTGAATGTGGACAATAAGCTATCCGTGCACGGAGTCTCACGAAACTTTGCTGCCATCTACGGCGCCAACTACGGGCAGGAGGGCGCTTCGCTGTTGGTTTATAACACTCAGTTCAAGGTTGTCAACGCAAAGCAGTACTTTAAGGTGTACCTGGACTTCTCCCGCCTTTGGGCCGGAAATGAGCACATCCTGTTGACCATGGGACATAATATAGCGGCGGTACGTTACCGAATGAACCGGGAGGTGCTGGTGGACATGCTGGGCTCCCAGTTTAGCGATACTCACCTCTCGCCTATTGAACTCGATCACATAAACGAGGAGGAGTATCTGGAGTCGCTTATTAAGTTCGATGGTAGTACGAAATCCCTCAATTATAAGGCTGTGAAAACCCAGTTAAATAAGCAAATGCCCACCTTGGACTGTCAAAAAGCTGATGGCCGAGAGTTGGCGTACGATCCCCCTGAGGTAGTGGATCAAGAAATAGACGATATCATCAAACAGCATATCTATGGAGAGGCGTCCATTTGCGAGAATGGGCTGGAGGACGTGAGTGTCACTCTAATGTCTAACTTCTTTGATAAGGGACCGAAGAACACTGCTGTACAAGCTTTAGTGCGGCAGCTGGAGAGAAGTGGAGCAGGCGAAGAAGAGATTATCGAAAGGATTCTTACACTTTTCATCAAGACCGACAACACAGAGCACGTTCTGATGTGTCTTAGGCGCTACAGCAACATATCGGAGAGAATGCTAGCCTGGTCACTGCGCTATGCTTTAGATAAATGTAAGCCTCGTCATACAATTAATGACGATTCCAAAGCTGTACCAATGACCAAGAAATACTCCAATATGGAGCTGCTAAATGCAGTGTTAGCCTGCAGATTTGATGCAAGTGGTATCGAGGATCATCTGCGTTATCGACTTGAGCTTCCACATGTTCAGCACTTGATGAACCACCTGTTCGATCTGGTCAATGACCCCAAAGTCCAGTTGGAGGAACGACCCAGCCTGGATTGCTCGCAAGTTCAAACGGAAGTCCAAGCCCTCCAATGGTTTGGCTGTATCTTGACCTCCCATTTCACCCTGCTGACTATCTCCAAGGACGAAGCTTTGCTCGAGACGCTCTCCAAATGGGCGAATCTCCTGTCCTTTTACGAAGAAAGTTTATTCGATTTAGCCAATTTGGTGCCGCTGCTCACAAATATCGTCGAGAAACGTCAGACGAAACCGATGTACTCTACAAATTGGTATGGGGTTGAGGAGGTGGCGCTCtactaa